From one Synechocystis sp. PCC 6803 substr. PCC-P genomic stretch:
- a CDS encoding matrixin family metalloprotease — protein sequence MNKKIKLWGWCLALFLLTLLLVSLPAIANNGSKQALPELQIHPLPPELVDLGISLENRSLLGDDGTDYFSQVQPSPLGYLLWSKFPVTVAVDYPPGLTPGSAAQKRYYTWQQAIKTAIADWQEFFPLTIVENTTEADITIFYREPPLPRIVDPETGLVSFGRARTAQANYEFYWTDTSPPQLRHRMAIAIKPGLAPLSLQGTARHELGHALGIWGHSDHKEDALYPAQTADVPAISPRDLRTLYRLYQQPTRLGWSVLVSN from the coding sequence GTGAACAAAAAAATCAAGCTCTGGGGTTGGTGCTTAGCCCTATTCTTGTTGACTTTATTACTGGTTAGTCTGCCGGCGATCGCCAACAATGGGAGCAAGCAAGCCTTACCGGAGTTGCAAATCCATCCCCTCCCCCCCGAGTTGGTAGATTTAGGCATCAGTCTGGAAAACCGCAGTTTACTCGGAGATGACGGCACTGATTATTTCTCCCAAGTTCAACCTTCTCCCCTAGGTTATTTACTCTGGTCTAAATTTCCCGTCACTGTGGCGGTGGACTATCCCCCTGGGTTAACCCCCGGCAGTGCTGCTCAAAAACGTTACTACACTTGGCAACAGGCCATTAAAACGGCGATCGCCGACTGGCAAGAATTTTTTCCCCTCACCATCGTTGAGAATACTACCGAGGCGGATATCACTATTTTTTACCGAGAACCGCCCCTACCCCGCATTGTGGACCCAGAAACAGGATTGGTGAGTTTTGGTCGAGCCCGCACCGCCCAGGCTAACTATGAATTTTATTGGACTGACACATCCCCGCCCCAACTGCGTCACCGCATGGCGATCGCCATCAAACCTGGCCTAGCTCCCCTTTCCCTCCAAGGCACTGCCCGCCACGAACTAGGCCACGCCCTAGGCATTTGGGGCCACAGTGACCACAAAGAAGATGCTTTATACCCAGCCCAGACTGCGGATGTACCGGCCATTTCTCCTCGGGATCTAAGAACTTTATATCGGCTTTATCAACAACCCACTCGCCTAGGTTGGTCGGTACTAGTCAGCAATTAG